Proteins encoded by one window of Ochrobactrum sp. BTU1:
- a CDS encoding type IV secretion system protein — MEPFVGNFVKTSDGLIGSVSRSGFSSVLQAVNGIAASLAIIAILTLVFNQLLQFRYISIERFLGLFVKLLLIAIIGLKWSNFSAVANAIYGGMDSIAAKLLTMAGPSEQTTVAGAIDDLITTMAEKANQAGSKTGWVAGALLSLLITWQLSLIGCLGALIIIYSKIMFSVYMCIAPMFIACYIFDSSKDYFYRWLQGAITYTLYPVITSAIIGMSYSVIFAYIKTIDGLSIGTIASFIPFISILTMMILLIICIPIIVAGLSGMIQHVSPVHHARVVSNIYSFMNGPAPGTNNMNPQQSQPLASSPMQSKPFTETQPSGSFPGEPARMLAREERLNRKE, encoded by the coding sequence ATGGAACCGTTTGTTGGAAATTTTGTAAAAACTAGCGATGGATTGATTGGTTCTGTTTCCCGGTCCGGCTTTTCATCCGTGCTTCAGGCTGTAAACGGTATTGCTGCTTCTTTAGCAATAATAGCTATTCTCACGTTAGTTTTTAATCAGCTCCTACAGTTTAGATACATCTCAATAGAACGCTTCTTAGGGCTTTTTGTAAAACTACTTTTGATCGCAATTATAGGGCTGAAATGGAGCAATTTTAGCGCCGTCGCGAATGCAATATATGGTGGTATGGATTCAATTGCCGCCAAATTACTGACCATGGCAGGGCCGAGTGAACAAACCACAGTCGCCGGTGCCATTGACGATCTAATAACAACAATGGCTGAAAAAGCTAATCAGGCTGGCTCTAAAACCGGTTGGGTCGCCGGTGCACTTTTATCGCTTCTAATCACATGGCAATTGAGTCTAATTGGATGTCTGGGAGCTCTAATAATTATATATTCCAAAATTATGTTTTCTGTCTACATGTGTATCGCTCCCATGTTTATCGCATGCTATATATTTGATTCATCGAAGGATTATTTTTATAGGTGGCTGCAAGGAGCAATCACCTATACTCTATATCCAGTCATAACATCTGCGATAATCGGGATGAGCTATAGTGTTATTTTCGCCTATATTAAAACAATTGATGGTTTAAGTATCGGCACCATTGCATCATTTATCCCATTCATTTCAATTCTTACAATGATGATCCTTCTCATCATCTGTATTCCTATTATCGTGGCCGGTCTCTCCGGTATGATACAGCATGTCTCTCCTGTACATCACGCGCGTGTCGTTTCAAATATCTATTCGTTCATGAACGGGCCAGCACCTGGTACTAACAACATGAACCCGCAACAAAGCCAGCCTTTGGCTTCGTCGCCAATGCAATCAAAACCATTTACAGAAACACAACCATCAGGCTCATTTCCAGGAGAACCTGCCCGAATGCTCGCAAGAGAGGAGCGTCTGAATAGGAAAGAATAA
- the tadA gene encoding Flp pilus assembly complex ATPase component TadA, with the protein MEYLQYALEPLGPWLIDAEMIEVSVNPDGKVWLIKRGDVTMSFAGLTLDQGVAERLTNLIAGNTHTKTGQNNLLVSATIQYRDRPIRAQSVLPPAAFGGAALSFRMFSTIPINQIELAYLYAKSCPTSQRRAEKLATLRQLIEGADLIDTLRFCVEKRLNILVSGGTETGKTVVLRKLVSFIPYDSRLITIEDAPELFPGHPNHVSLVADRSGDVRSADKLLEASLRMRPDRLIVGEVRGREAMTFLEAINTGQEGGFATIHCETPELARDRLAIAASRSGIPMTYDNFLTYIDRTIDVIIQTGRDGAMRGISEIYLPEKETVA; encoded by the coding sequence ATGGAATATCTTCAATATGCACTCGAGCCGCTTGGACCTTGGCTCATCGACGCCGAAATGATTGAAGTTTCTGTCAATCCGGACGGCAAGGTCTGGCTGATAAAGCGCGGTGACGTCACCATGAGCTTTGCAGGTCTGACGCTGGATCAAGGTGTTGCTGAACGTCTGACAAATCTGATTGCTGGCAATACCCATACCAAAACCGGGCAGAACAACCTCCTTGTTTCAGCAACTATTCAGTACCGGGACCGTCCTATCCGGGCGCAATCCGTGCTACCGCCAGCAGCGTTTGGCGGAGCTGCCCTATCATTTCGAATGTTCTCAACTATTCCTATCAACCAGATCGAGCTTGCGTATCTTTATGCAAAATCATGCCCTACATCGCAGAGGCGAGCGGAAAAACTGGCCACACTGCGGCAGCTTATAGAAGGTGCAGATCTTATTGACACGTTGCGGTTCTGCGTCGAAAAGCGTCTTAATATACTTGTCTCAGGCGGCACAGAAACCGGGAAGACAGTTGTGCTACGCAAGCTTGTGTCCTTCATTCCCTATGATAGCCGTTTGATAACGATAGAAGATGCACCAGAATTGTTTCCGGGGCATCCCAATCATGTCTCTCTGGTTGCAGATCGATCAGGAGATGTCCGCTCTGCGGACAAGCTTCTGGAAGCTTCGCTACGTATGCGCCCCGACCGCCTGATTGTCGGGGAGGTCAGAGGCAGGGAAGCGATGACATTTCTTGAAGCCATCAACACCGGCCAAGAAGGCGGATTTGCAACGATCCATTGCGAGACTCCTGAGCTCGCGCGTGACCGGCTTGCAATAGCAGCAAGTCGGTCTGGCATACCTATGACCTACGACAACTTTCTCACCTATATCGACCGCACCATCGACGTCATCATCCAGACCGGTCGCGACGGTGCCATGCGCGGGATCAGTGAAATCTATCTACCAGAAAAGGAGACAGTAGCATGA
- a CDS encoding TrbI/VirB10 family protein, producing the protein MIDKSPEEKAADLANAVKSSKAMLNPGISIGQKAGILLFVGTVCFGVLGYIWWPTREVSDLKSSESTSFINGEGDAFGNIQQPVPVRAPDPNPELLEKIKSLEGMIADLKNRPVQAVGDDTEVNKLTLALNDLKSRMEKASDEYKRAIRDRDLDIKRLNNELDAKRLTSGEGAKSPDAGKLDAEALLRKRVTSPLSPLNGSNSNSVQASTNKNSLEQRTLSQNVLFARDQAKPIPVEQAKIIANPSNTVLQGTVLQASLETAINTDLPGSIRAVVAEDVHSIDGSRVLIPRGSKVLGKYSDTISLGQKRVMVIWERILLPDNQTVTINSYGADAVGQAGVKGHVDSHFFQRFGSATLISVMGVAPTLATAAMNGHHNSNGTSSVTTINTLADPVSQNLQSSLNGVIGDYLRRPPTIGVYQGANITIFVDRDLEIF; encoded by the coding sequence ATGATCGATAAATCTCCAGAAGAAAAAGCCGCAGATCTGGCGAATGCGGTTAAATCATCTAAAGCCATGCTAAATCCGGGCATCAGCATCGGCCAGAAAGCAGGCATTTTGCTTTTTGTCGGAACCGTGTGTTTTGGCGTATTGGGCTACATCTGGTGGCCGACACGTGAAGTATCGGATTTGAAATCCAGCGAGAGCACTTCGTTTATCAATGGTGAAGGCGACGCCTTTGGCAACATACAGCAGCCGGTTCCTGTCAGGGCACCGGATCCCAATCCGGAACTGCTGGAGAAGATCAAATCGCTCGAAGGGATGATCGCGGATCTGAAAAACCGTCCTGTTCAAGCTGTCGGGGATGATACGGAAGTCAATAAGCTCACTCTAGCGCTTAATGACCTCAAAAGCCGTATGGAAAAGGCATCAGACGAATACAAGCGAGCGATCCGTGACCGTGATCTCGATATAAAGCGTCTGAATAACGAGCTGGACGCGAAGCGACTTACTAGTGGCGAAGGCGCTAAAAGTCCGGACGCGGGAAAGCTGGATGCAGAAGCATTGCTAAGGAAACGCGTAACCTCACCACTCAGCCCACTCAATGGCAGCAACAGCAATAGTGTACAGGCAAGTACTAACAAGAACTCACTTGAACAAAGAACGCTTAGTCAAAACGTGCTCTTTGCCAGAGATCAGGCGAAACCGATCCCGGTTGAACAGGCAAAAATCATTGCCAATCCGTCAAACACGGTTCTGCAGGGCACTGTCTTACAGGCATCGCTGGAGACAGCAATCAATACGGATCTGCCCGGCTCGATTCGGGCAGTTGTTGCTGAAGATGTCCATTCTATCGATGGCAGTCGCGTCCTCATCCCTCGCGGCTCTAAGGTACTTGGAAAATACTCGGACACGATCAGTCTGGGTCAGAAGCGCGTAATGGTGATCTGGGAGCGCATTCTGCTGCCAGATAACCAGACAGTGACCATTAATTCCTACGGCGCTGACGCCGTTGGCCAGGCTGGTGTCAAAGGTCATGTCGACAGCCATTTCTTTCAACGTTTCGGATCGGCCACACTTATCAGTGTGATGGGTGTTGCACCGACTCTCGCGACGGCCGCAATGAACGGGCACCACAACTCCAATGGCACCAGCTCCGTCACCACGATTAATACGCTCGCCGATCCTGTGTCGCAAAATCTGCAATCCTCGCTTAACGGGGTTATAGGCGATTATCTCAGGCGCCCGCCAACGATCGGCGTGTATCAGGGCGCTAACATCACCATCTTCGTTGACCGTGATCTGGAGATATTCTGA
- a CDS encoding TrbG/VirB9 family P-type conjugative transfer protein, producing MMKRLIIASVIGALPAFAMAETVPKSNRMDSRVREATYIDGQVFRVYTSLLRSTAIELPAGEVYNYLVAGDTEAIQYAGAPGGRVIAIKPILRGLNTNITLYSNKRAYYLNVVEKPNSAYFAVRFNGGYTLKEQVVPESNRGHPTGPYMNYGANVKNAITPTNVWDDGIYTYFEFYPSSSLPAIFKTLTGEESTVNSTVLENRVMRVSGLSNYWVLRSGTLETVVKRMQPGQAVKTALGGSHDR from the coding sequence ATGATGAAACGATTGATTATCGCCAGTGTCATTGGCGCGCTTCCGGCATTTGCCATGGCTGAAACGGTGCCGAAGTCAAACCGCATGGATAGCCGTGTCCGCGAAGCCACTTACATCGATGGACAAGTATTTCGCGTGTACACTTCCCTCTTAAGATCAACCGCAATCGAGCTACCTGCCGGTGAGGTCTACAACTATCTTGTTGCTGGCGACACCGAGGCCATTCAGTACGCGGGCGCACCAGGAGGACGTGTAATTGCTATTAAGCCAATTCTACGCGGTTTGAACACTAATATTACGCTCTATAGCAACAAGCGGGCTTATTACCTGAACGTCGTAGAGAAGCCGAACAGCGCATATTTCGCAGTTCGTTTTAACGGCGGTTACACGCTCAAAGAACAAGTAGTGCCGGAAAGTAACCGGGGCCACCCGACCGGGCCCTACATGAACTACGGCGCCAACGTTAAAAATGCGATTACACCCACGAATGTCTGGGATGACGGCATTTACACCTATTTTGAGTTTTATCCCAGCTCTTCCCTGCCTGCGATTTTCAAGACTTTGACTGGCGAAGAAAGCACGGTCAACAGCACCGTGCTGGAGAACAGGGTAATGCGCGTTTCTGGTCTCTCCAATTACTGGGTTCTGCGCTCCGGCACATTGGAAACGGTTGTTAAACGGATGCAGCCCGGACAAGCGGTGAAAACTGCGCTCGGAGGCTCCCATGATCGATAA
- a CDS encoding type IV secretion system protein, which translates to MRKIGAILEYELIFGAVDRERRWRKIAYFASGFGVTGCLLAGIVAVAVDKPAPALVPFDVRTGVALPNVNVGSISITQKDAIIESMIYSYVSDRETYNIFDNDLRIETVKTRSTGLALKSLIGLWDGSSPDYLARQYSDKARIDVAISSIALLSDNRAQVRLRKRLTSTDGMKDNAFLVTLEYELTPSKQASLEAVWKNPFGFVVKNYRVVTQQYEQS; encoded by the coding sequence ATGCGAAAAATTGGTGCAATTCTTGAATACGAATTAATCTTTGGTGCGGTGGATCGAGAGCGCCGCTGGCGTAAAATTGCCTATTTCGCATCTGGCTTTGGCGTAACCGGCTGTTTGTTGGCCGGTATTGTTGCCGTTGCCGTTGATAAGCCGGCACCGGCTCTTGTGCCGTTTGATGTTCGAACCGGTGTGGCACTTCCAAATGTTAACGTCGGTTCGATCTCGATCACCCAGAAAGATGCGATCATTGAATCGATGATCTATTCCTATGTAAGTGATCGTGAGACCTACAATATCTTTGACAATGATCTTCGAATTGAAACCGTCAAAACCCGGTCAACCGGTCTTGCGCTCAAATCACTGATCGGCCTTTGGGACGGGTCAAGCCCAGACTATCTTGCCAGACAATATAGCGATAAAGCCCGCATTGATGTCGCGATTTCAAGCATTGCGCTTTTATCTGACAATCGGGCTCAGGTCCGGCTCAGAAAGCGCCTCACCTCAACAGACGGCATGAAAGACAATGCCTTTCTAGTTACACTCGAATACGAGCTCACACCATCCAAACAAGCCAGTTTAGAGGCGGTCTGGAAAAATCCGTTCGGCTTTGTCGTCAAAAATTACAGGGTTGTCACGCAACAATATGAGCAGAGCTGA
- a CDS encoding type IV secretion system protein, which yields MKAKATVLTTGLILWFSATSAHAFYLVHDSTNIAKAIAQLGVLKENVLVQNELLKNAYEQYKMLTKQFDQLKSIYDQFSGPRNVLGMLLPGELNGLLDGNFSSTSGVLSTLMSGSAGQWTGFASGKSAPMTKTVKRSLEAAGLSSETLSRWTASGEPIQQRTAQQAAGGAMLAATAEQSYKEAGQSLDRVQQILKETQNSPDIKTSIDNNTRMLAELSIQLAKSLEITSTEAVYNGLAGVNAAAERAEERKFFTFGNAQ from the coding sequence ATGAAAGCAAAAGCTACTGTTCTAACAACAGGCCTAATTTTATGGTTTAGCGCCACATCTGCACACGCATTCTATTTGGTTCACGATTCCACAAATATTGCAAAAGCAATTGCACAGCTCGGCGTTCTCAAAGAGAACGTTCTCGTTCAGAATGAACTACTGAAGAATGCTTACGAGCAATACAAAATGCTGACGAAGCAATTTGACCAGCTCAAGAGCATTTATGATCAGTTTAGCGGACCGCGTAACGTTCTTGGTATGTTGCTACCAGGTGAATTGAATGGTCTTTTGGATGGAAATTTCAGCAGCACGAGCGGCGTATTGTCGACACTGATGTCGGGATCAGCGGGCCAATGGACAGGTTTTGCCTCGGGTAAATCGGCTCCGATGACGAAGACCGTTAAAAGAAGTTTGGAAGCCGCAGGCCTTTCCTCTGAAACATTGTCTAGATGGACCGCGTCTGGCGAACCCATCCAGCAACGCACGGCCCAACAAGCGGCGGGCGGAGCCATGCTAGCTGCAACTGCAGAGCAATCCTATAAGGAAGCAGGTCAGTCTTTAGATCGTGTTCAGCAGATACTGAAAGAAACGCAGAACAGTCCCGACATTAAGACCTCAATCGATAACAACACCCGCATGCTCGCCGAGCTTTCAATCCAACTCGCCAAATCCCTTGAGATCACTTCAACCGAGGCCGTTTACAACGGTCTGGCCGGGGTTAATGCAGCTGCAGAACGCGCCGAGGAACGCAAATTCTTCACATTCGGCAATGCGCAATAA
- a CDS encoding lytic transglycosylase domain-containing protein: MKLSSCSLATLWTLLLALNAPAYAFFGKEVFDSERFIEETAKLDQSLKDLKTQYHRFDQYTNILKSDDQIISELDKLIDASALPKDATRVSIENLERGANETKGVESNLYNPQDTNPAASKAFGDASLTVEQVIIQGARETYSLSGVSIAGLSQPQWRALLQALIWQESRFNPFIGSKAGAFGLTQLIRGTAQEMGVDPQYKTEPLAQVRGGAKYLAKMLAMFKGNIVHALAGYNAGPGSVLKYGGVPPFAETQNYVVVIPKKYNEYLAKIGGLDAEGTIEPALAAGANYAMASDALRSYGDNSAQSVSLIARRLKDIIEQMKANENPAQAWVLNSYARAEMARIMALRTRMAAIQTRQISALALQEAADRAEEREFFNFEGRVQ; the protein is encoded by the coding sequence ATGAAACTATCAAGCTGTAGCCTGGCAACTCTGTGGACACTGTTACTGGCATTAAACGCGCCAGCCTATGCATTTTTCGGTAAGGAGGTGTTTGATAGCGAAAGATTTATTGAAGAAACAGCTAAGCTCGATCAATCACTGAAAGACCTTAAAACCCAATATCATAGGTTTGATCAATACACGAATATTTTGAAGTCCGACGATCAGATAATTTCAGAGCTGGATAAGTTAATTGATGCAAGCGCTTTGCCAAAAGACGCGACGCGCGTTTCTATTGAGAACTTGGAACGAGGCGCAAACGAAACAAAAGGTGTCGAAAGTAATCTCTATAATCCGCAGGACACAAATCCAGCGGCCTCCAAAGCTTTTGGGGATGCTTCCCTCACTGTAGAACAAGTAATTATTCAGGGAGCCAGAGAGACTTATAGCCTGTCTGGCGTTTCAATAGCCGGTTTATCACAACCACAGTGGCGAGCTCTGCTACAGGCGTTGATTTGGCAAGAGTCGCGGTTTAATCCATTTATTGGATCGAAAGCTGGGGCGTTTGGACTGACACAGCTGATTAGAGGTACGGCGCAGGAAATGGGCGTCGATCCTCAATACAAAACCGAACCACTGGCACAGGTGCGTGGTGGTGCGAAGTATCTGGCGAAGATGCTCGCCATGTTTAAGGGCAATATTGTTCACGCCCTAGCTGGCTACAATGCGGGTCCTGGTTCCGTCCTAAAATATGGTGGGGTGCCACCATTTGCAGAAACTCAGAATTACGTTGTTGTCATCCCGAAAAAGTACAATGAGTATCTCGCGAAAATCGGTGGCCTTGATGCGGAAGGCACGATTGAACCCGCACTTGCAGCAGGTGCCAACTATGCAATGGCGAGCGATGCACTCCGCTCTTATGGCGACAACAGCGCTCAGAGCGTCTCTCTGATTGCAAGACGTCTTAAAGACATCATTGAGCAAATGAAAGCTAATGAGAATCCGGCGCAAGCCTGGGTGTTGAATTCCTATGCGCGTGCTGAAATGGCGCGAATTATGGCGCTGCGGACCAGAATGGCAGCCATCCAGACGCGTCAGATCAGTGCGCTGGCGTTGCAAGAGGCTGCGGATCGCGCAGAAGAGCGCGAATTCTTTAATTTTGAGGGACGAGTGCAATGA
- a CDS encoding type IV secretion system protein B4, which yields MNHKFKLASRGFRDLYFSSAGKRIFPRAMAHEEQFEDYLPYAFLLADDVTLQTKERKFIQCIRLDGINSSSSSNATIDGLKKLFASVVANSDEQFSYYVHSISKNIKYAPTEIRGNQFARELDDKWLSHLMRKGHKDTSITISVISSSSLLMKFGGLAESIRSLRGDQALPNRYDAHHADSRERITRLGELTALICSAFAAQNARVLNGKSGELIGYLESIGCGIETRAYPLEECAILSRSIANYRPTQNGTIILISGGSVSNRIGRIFTIKDYPRSSYAGIFDDLKLPLDFVLTNSFVPVADESAKELFRRTLAQRVSVNDAAVTDQHQMAQGRDRIASGLERLGSHHMTIAIYAETGDEIEKASAEIRAAAQEAGAKVVTEAFAGMGHYFAQWPGNEHFRARTGLVTNQVFAGMAAFHRTPTGLDGHNLPWRAPITAFPTPGNGIYKFSFHPKSSPDAEPPAAHTAMFGDMGSGKTVLINFLTAQSRRLGVQTFLFDYRQGMETAIKALSGSYTKISPELPTGLNPLYGQTDPEGQAWLTDWLIALFDRDDKRFTALQRQAISDAVSGNAKAPDHLRNFRNFPDLFAHIDDDGELQQRIREWCTDGRYGWVFGENSVEEFSLNNPVMGFDMTTVLDSGHEKEKTAILGYLFRLIERKLQDKQPTLIVIDEAWSALNTDYFARKLQTWLVTARKLNAVVMLVTQFPSQISESRLGPSMFQAIRTHIVLPNRNADASNYDAIRLNERELQTVLNSPAGTRMALIRNDTESIAVNTDLTCLGEHLSILGGGPSGQKAFQEYISRGSHD from the coding sequence ATGAACCATAAATTCAAACTTGCTTCACGCGGCTTTCGTGATCTTTATTTCTCATCGGCAGGTAAGAGGATTTTTCCCCGCGCCATGGCGCACGAAGAGCAATTCGAAGACTACCTGCCCTATGCGTTCTTGCTGGCAGATGATGTCACTTTACAGACAAAAGAGCGGAAGTTCATTCAATGCATTAGGCTCGATGGAATTAATTCTTCGAGCTCCAGCAATGCGACCATCGATGGCCTTAAAAAGCTGTTTGCTTCTGTCGTTGCCAATTCGGATGAACAGTTCAGCTATTATGTGCATAGCATCTCGAAAAACATCAAATATGCGCCGACAGAGATTCGTGGTAATCAGTTTGCCAGAGAACTGGATGACAAATGGCTTTCGCACTTAATGCGAAAAGGCCACAAAGACACATCCATTACGATTTCCGTCATTTCTTCATCCTCTCTGTTGATGAAGTTTGGCGGACTGGCTGAGAGTATCCGTTCCTTGCGCGGAGATCAGGCACTACCGAACCGCTATGATGCCCATCATGCCGACAGTCGCGAGCGTATTACACGCCTTGGTGAATTAACTGCGCTGATCTGTTCAGCTTTTGCTGCGCAAAATGCGCGGGTACTAAACGGCAAAAGCGGCGAATTAATTGGCTATCTGGAAAGCATCGGTTGTGGGATTGAAACCAGAGCCTATCCTCTGGAAGAATGCGCTATTCTGTCACGATCTATCGCCAATTATCGACCAACGCAGAACGGCACAATCATCCTGATTTCTGGTGGCTCGGTTTCAAACCGCATCGGCCGCATATTCACAATCAAGGATTACCCGCGGAGCTCTTATGCTGGTATTTTTGACGACTTGAAGTTGCCGCTCGATTTTGTCCTGACAAACTCCTTTGTACCGGTCGCTGATGAGAGTGCAAAGGAGCTTTTTCGGCGGACATTGGCGCAGCGCGTAAGCGTCAATGACGCGGCGGTGACTGATCAGCATCAGATGGCGCAAGGCCGAGATCGGATAGCGAGTGGCCTTGAACGTCTTGGATCGCATCATATGACAATCGCTATCTATGCTGAAACAGGTGATGAAATCGAGAAGGCCTCCGCCGAGATCCGCGCAGCTGCACAGGAAGCCGGGGCAAAAGTTGTTACGGAAGCATTTGCCGGTATGGGACATTACTTTGCTCAGTGGCCGGGCAATGAACATTTTCGTGCTCGCACCGGGCTTGTAACCAACCAGGTCTTTGCCGGTATGGCAGCGTTTCATCGAACTCCGACAGGCCTTGATGGTCATAATCTGCCATGGCGCGCACCGATTACTGCATTTCCCACACCCGGCAATGGCATCTATAAATTCAGTTTCCACCCCAAAAGCAGTCCTGATGCGGAACCACCGGCGGCCCATACCGCAATGTTTGGCGATATGGGTTCGGGAAAAACGGTTCTGATCAACTTTCTGACTGCGCAGTCGCGTCGGCTTGGAGTACAGACCTTCCTGTTTGATTATCGTCAGGGCATGGAAACCGCCATCAAGGCCCTGTCGGGCAGCTATACAAAAATTTCGCCCGAGCTGCCTACCGGTCTCAACCCGCTCTATGGGCAGACGGACCCCGAGGGTCAGGCATGGTTAACTGACTGGCTGATCGCGCTTTTTGATAGAGATGACAAGAGATTCACCGCCTTGCAGCGGCAGGCGATTTCCGATGCTGTAAGCGGCAATGCCAAAGCCCCCGATCATTTGCGCAATTTCAGAAACTTTCCGGACTTGTTTGCGCATATTGATGATGACGGAGAATTACAACAGCGCATTCGCGAATGGTGTACCGATGGCCGTTATGGTTGGGTGTTTGGTGAAAACAGCGTCGAAGAATTCAGCCTGAACAATCCGGTCATGGGCTTTGACATGACCACTGTGCTTGATAGCGGCCATGAGAAAGAAAAGACCGCTATTCTTGGTTATTTGTTCCGGCTGATTGAGCGCAAATTGCAGGATAAACAGCCGACTTTGATCGTCATTGATGAGGCGTGGAGTGCGCTCAATACCGATTACTTTGCAAGAAAGCTGCAAACCTGGCTAGTAACCGCTCGCAAGCTCAATGCCGTAGTGATGCTGGTTACACAGTTTCCCTCACAAATATCCGAATCCCGCCTTGGACCATCAATGTTTCAGGCAATCCGCACGCATATTGTCCTTCCGAACCGCAATGCCGATGCCAGCAATTACGACGCCATCCGGCTCAATGAACGCGAGTTGCAAACCGTACTGAACAGCCCTGCAGGCACCCGTATGGCATTGATCCGCAATGACACTGAATCCATCGCCGTCAATACTGATCTGACCTGTTTGGGCGAGCATTTGAGTATCCTTGGAGGTGGACCATCCGGACAAAAAGCGTTTCAAGAATACATTTCCCGAGGCTCCCATGATTAA
- a CDS encoding VirB3 family type IV secretion system protein codes for MLERDEIYRGLLKKPSFLFLPLLDFVCFISVSGLLFMWFQSFYILIAIALLYVILLVASKWDQNFLHVIWITSKNIKRSKNARLWGGVSYEP; via the coding sequence GTGCTTGAGCGTGACGAAATATACAGAGGCTTGCTTAAGAAGCCATCTTTTCTTTTTCTACCACTGCTTGATTTTGTGTGTTTTATTTCAGTCAGCGGGCTTTTGTTTATGTGGTTCCAGTCCTTCTACATTCTGATCGCGATAGCATTACTTTACGTCATTTTACTTGTCGCCTCTAAATGGGACCAGAACTTCCTGCATGTGATCTGGATCACCTCTAAAAATATCAAACGCAGCAAAAATGCCCGGCTTTGGGGTGGTGTGTCTTATGAACCATAA
- a CDS encoding TrbC/VirB2 family protein, with translation MHRTKRITGKAQAAAICLSVLAIYLSTVEPTLAANIDLSPIQQFLDSIVKSLTGPLGKTAATLAVVASLLTWFFGIIDFRQLLWIVVAIVCIGSASTIVSSLWAGA, from the coding sequence ATGCATCGCACAAAGCGTATCACCGGGAAGGCGCAGGCTGCTGCTATTTGCCTGTCGGTCTTAGCAATCTATCTGAGCACGGTTGAGCCAACACTGGCAGCAAATATTGACCTTAGCCCTATTCAGCAGTTTCTCGATAGCATCGTGAAGTCTCTGACCGGACCTCTTGGAAAGACGGCTGCAACACTGGCCGTTGTCGCATCACTGCTAACTTGGTTCTTTGGCATCATCGATTTTCGCCAGTTGTTATGGATTGTGGTTGCCATCGTTTGCATCGGTTCTGCTTCGACGATCGTCAGCAGTCTGTGGGCTGGTGCTTAG
- a CDS encoding lytic transglycosylase domain-containing protein, translated as MKSRMMLLFTSGLGLFLSDPANSEGLVLQFNIETGELTPFEPHTQDADRGAIPASILSQAGTYRGHRTVQPSKSILEAIEATAQKYVTASALAKANLTSHEWIALYRANIEIESGYNTAAVSRTGAIGLGQLSPETAAHLNVDINNPADNLRGSAEYLVSLLDTFGSPDLAIAAYNAGPAAVVKNGGVPPYGETREHVRKVLGVFFRLRKHYV; from the coding sequence GTGAAATCCAGAATGATGTTACTCTTTACTTCCGGCCTCGGTCTATTTTTATCTGATCCTGCAAATTCTGAGGGGCTGGTCCTACAGTTCAATATTGAAACCGGCGAACTGACCCCATTTGAACCGCACACTCAAGACGCGGATCGGGGCGCAATTCCGGCCAGTATTCTATCTCAGGCCGGAACTTACCGAGGACACCGGACTGTTCAGCCATCAAAATCAATTCTCGAAGCAATTGAAGCAACCGCCCAAAAATACGTAACCGCATCCGCCTTAGCGAAAGCCAATCTCACATCACATGAATGGATTGCTCTTTATCGCGCCAATATCGAGATTGAGAGCGGCTATAATACTGCTGCCGTCAGCAGAACGGGTGCAATCGGGCTTGGTCAATTAAGTCCGGAGACAGCAGCGCACCTCAACGTTGACATCAATAATCCCGCTGACAATTTACGCGGCTCTGCTGAGTATTTGGTAAGCCTACTTGATACTTTTGGTTCTCCCGATCTCGCCATCGCTGCCTATAACGCTGGTCCTGCTGCTGTCGTAAAAAATGGTGGCGTTCCACCGTATGGCGAGACCCGCGAGCACGTCCGTAAGGTCCTGGGCGTCTTTTTTCGATTACGGAAGCATTACGTTTAA